A window of the Candidatus Limnocylindrales bacterium genome harbors these coding sequences:
- a CDS encoding NAD-dependent epimerase/dehydratase family protein: protein MARRTSTIISQDIEHIIQDLRDHFQALRGTTLLVTGANGFLCSYFVETVAVLNEKGLNPPCQVIVVDNLQTGFSERFKHLESRKEICFIQQDVTFPVNLDQRVDWIIHGASIASPTLYRQYPLQTIDVNVIGTRQMLELARQNRVWSMLYLSTSEIYGDPDPAFIPTPEEYRGNVSCTGPRACYDESKRLAETLCMTYYRLFKIPVKIVRPFNVYGPGLRLEDGRIIPDLMRSVLHRQPLVLYSNGRATRAFCYITDAVRAMWYVLLSDTNGEVFNVGNDEKEISIRELAELVRQIAGPPWLEIEYRVSEDVDYLKDNPQRRCPDLTKLRRRFPWQPKVSLVEGLKRTLCSYLEGSAIKDI, encoded by the coding sequence ATGGCAAGAAGGACCTCTACAATCATCTCTCAAGATATCGAGCATATTATTCAAGACCTCAGGGATCATTTTCAGGCCTTAAGGGGTACGACTCTTCTGGTTACAGGTGCAAATGGCTTCTTATGTAGTTACTTTGTCGAGACGGTAGCTGTTTTGAATGAAAAAGGACTGAATCCGCCTTGTCAGGTAATAGTCGTAGATAACCTGCAAACAGGTTTTTCCGAGCGGTTCAAGCATCTGGAAAGTCGAAAAGAAATTTGTTTTATCCAACAAGATGTAACGTTTCCTGTAAACCTGGATCAAAGGGTGGATTGGATCATCCACGGTGCAAGTATTGCCTCTCCTACCCTTTATAGGCAATATCCGCTTCAAACGATTGATGTCAATGTAATAGGCACCCGACAAATGCTGGAGCTGGCCCGTCAAAACCGGGTATGGAGTATGCTTTACTTGAGTACCAGTGAAATTTATGGGGATCCGGATCCGGCCTTCATCCCAACTCCAGAAGAATATCGGGGAAATGTATCCTGTACCGGACCTCGGGCCTGCTATGATGAATCCAAGCGTTTAGCAGAGACGCTTTGTATGACCTACTATCGACTTTTTAAGATCCCGGTGAAGATTGTGCGACCTTTCAATGTGTATGGACCCGGTCTACGATTGGAGGATGGACGCATCATCCCCGATTTGATGAGATCCGTTCTTCATCGTCAACCCCTAGTGTTATATAGTAACGGTCGTGCAACCCGGGCCTTTTGTTATATTACAGATGCGGTTCGCGCCATGTGGTATGTGTTATTGTCCGATACAAACGGCGAAGTGTTCAACGTTGGGAATGATGAAAAGGAGATCAGTATTCGAGAACTTGCAGAATTAGTCCGTCAAATTGCAGGTCCCCCGTGGTTAGAGATTGAATATCGAGTCAGCGAGGATGTGGATTATCTGAAAGATAACCCTCAGCGTCGCTGTCCTGATTTGACTAAACTACGAAGGCGGTTTCCCTGGCAACCCAAAGTCTCCCTGGTTGAGGGATTGAAGCGAACTTTGTGCTCCTACCTGGAAGGGTCTGCAATAAAAGATATCTAA
- a CDS encoding UDP-glucose/GDP-mannose dehydrogenase family protein, with amino-acid sequence MRIAIVGTGYVGLTTGVCLASMGHEMSCVDIVPERVTAINNRKVPFYEPGLAEMLSKVVASRRLYATTDLVEAITRSEVTFITVGTPQSDQGIDLSYIATAARQIGYALRHVSDYHLVVLKSTVVPGTTDTLVRNLLEEGSGLQAGEFGLCMNPEFLREGSAIHDFMNPDRIVIGQWDERSGQTLGEVYKPFDCPRIFTTLRNAEMIKYAANALLATLVSFSNEIAALCEVTPDTDINVVMQGVHLDRRLSPVINGEQIKPGILNFLWAGCGFGGSCLPKDVNALRAYARERAITPYLLDAVMTINSKRPAILEKLAEEALGSLRGAVIAVLGLAFKPGTDDLRESPALTVIKLLLDKGAIVKAYDPFVASIPPELGFDNLATLCNTPEEVLRDSDTAIVVTAYPEFAEWDWTTLCNSMRRQIIIDGRNILRKVSWPKKVRYMGIGQVN; translated from the coding sequence ATGCGTATAGCCATTGTCGGAACAGGTTATGTAGGATTAACGACCGGGGTCTGTCTGGCCTCTATGGGTCATGAGATGAGTTGTGTGGATATCGTACCTGAGCGCGTAACTGCCATCAATAATAGGAAAGTGCCTTTTTACGAACCTGGACTGGCAGAAATGCTTTCTAAGGTGGTGGCCAGCCGGCGACTCTATGCGACTACCGATCTGGTAGAAGCTATTACCAGAAGCGAAGTAACGTTCATCACCGTCGGCACACCTCAAAGTGACCAGGGCATTGATTTATCCTATATCGCAACGGCGGCCCGGCAAATTGGATATGCTTTACGTCATGTCTCTGATTATCACCTTGTCGTTCTAAAGAGCACCGTGGTGCCCGGTACGACAGATACGCTGGTACGTAACCTCCTTGAAGAAGGTTCTGGTTTACAAGCAGGAGAATTTGGTTTGTGTATGAATCCAGAATTCCTGCGGGAAGGCTCGGCTATCCATGACTTCATGAATCCGGATCGCATTGTGATTGGTCAATGGGATGAAAGGTCCGGGCAGACACTGGGGGAAGTCTATAAACCGTTTGACTGTCCCAGAATTTTTACCACACTCCGTAACGCAGAGATGATAAAGTATGCCGCCAACGCTTTGCTGGCGACTTTGGTTTCCTTTAGTAATGAAATAGCGGCACTTTGCGAAGTTACCCCTGATACAGATATTAATGTGGTTATGCAGGGTGTGCATCTGGATCGCCGACTATCGCCCGTGATTAACGGGGAGCAAATAAAACCGGGTATCCTCAATTTCCTGTGGGCTGGTTGTGGTTTTGGTGGAAGCTGTTTACCAAAAGATGTAAATGCCCTGCGAGCCTATGCACGTGAGCGCGCTATAACCCCTTACTTACTTGATGCCGTGATGACTATTAATAGCAAGCGGCCCGCAATCCTGGAAAAGCTAGCTGAAGAAGCTTTGGGATCTTTAAGAGGGGCTGTCATAGCTGTGTTAGGTCTGGCCTTCAAACCCGGTACCGATGATCTACGTGAATCTCCTGCTCTAACAGTTATTAAACTCTTGCTAGACAAAGGGGCTATCGTAAAGGCTTATGATCCCTTCGTCGCTTCAATACCCCCGGAATTAGGATTTGATAACTTGGCAACTCTCTGCAATACTCCGGAAGAGGTCTTAAGAGATTCCGATACGGCCATAGTTGTGACAGCTTATCCTGAGTTTGCAGAATGGGATTGGACTACCTTGTGTAATTCGATGCGACGTCAGATCATTATAGACGGTCGCAATATCCTGCGTAAGGTTTCATGGCCCAAAAAGGTTAGGTATATGGGTATTGGCCAAGTCAATTGA
- a CDS encoding DegT/DnrJ/EryC1/StrS aminotransferase family protein — MIKVSKGCLGEEELAAVREAFEYGYFGLASKVIEFEEALKNYLGAKHVIATNTGTAALHLALDALGVGEGDEVIVPSLTFVASFQAIKATGATPVPCDVEYDTLLMDLNDMERRITPKTKVLMPVHYAGNPCNMEALLEIKERYKLRVVEDAAHAFGSITSKGQKIGSFGDITCFSFDSIKNITCGEGGAVVCQEEALAELIRQKRLLGINRKSNSTAPWRERSWQFEVTTQGFRYHMSNINAAIGIEQLKKLDGFIARRREICQKYEEAFKNISGLQRLRINYHECAPHIYVIRVKDGRRNALMQFLKDRHIETGINYIPNHLHPYFRVDGLTLPVAEKAYEEILTLPLHCGLSDDEVQEVIRCVKQFFEECQEV, encoded by the coding sequence ATGATTAAAGTTTCGAAAGGATGTTTAGGAGAAGAAGAACTGGCTGCAGTCCGAGAAGCCTTCGAATATGGATACTTTGGGTTGGCCTCCAAGGTCATCGAGTTTGAGGAAGCTTTGAAGAACTACCTTGGAGCCAAACATGTTATTGCGACTAACACGGGTACCGCTGCACTTCATCTTGCCCTCGATGCCTTAGGGGTCGGAGAGGGGGATGAGGTGATCGTTCCCTCACTGACATTTGTAGCCTCCTTTCAAGCAATCAAAGCTACAGGGGCTACCCCTGTGCCTTGTGATGTTGAATACGATACACTCCTCATGGATCTTAACGATATGGAACGGAGGATCACGCCAAAGACTAAGGTCCTTATGCCGGTACATTATGCAGGAAATCCCTGTAACATGGAAGCACTACTTGAAATAAAGGAACGATACAAACTTCGAGTTGTGGAAGATGCTGCCCATGCCTTTGGCTCAATAACCAGCAAAGGACAAAAGATTGGAAGCTTTGGCGATATAACTTGTTTTAGCTTTGATTCCATCAAAAATATCACCTGTGGGGAGGGAGGAGCAGTGGTTTGTCAAGAGGAAGCACTGGCTGAGCTCATACGGCAAAAGCGGCTCCTGGGAATAAATCGTAAATCTAATTCAACAGCTCCCTGGAGGGAGCGAAGCTGGCAGTTCGAAGTCACAACCCAGGGCTTCCGTTACCATATGAGCAATATCAATGCGGCTATCGGTATCGAACAGCTAAAAAAGTTAGACGGCTTTATTGCCCGGCGTAGAGAAATTTGCCAGAAATACGAAGAAGCTTTTAAGAATATTTCCGGTTTGCAGCGACTTCGGATAAATTATCATGAATGTGCGCCTCATATTTATGTGATCCGGGTAAAAGACGGGCGACGTAATGCCCTGATGCAATTTTTGAAAGACCGTCACATCGAAACAGGGATTAATTACATTCCAAATCATCTGCATCCGTATTTTCGAGTGGATGGCTTGACGCTACCTGTGGCAGAAAAGGCTTATGAAGAGATTCTAACGCTTCCTCTCCATTGTGGACTCTCAGATGATGAGGTTCAGGAGGTAATCCGTTGTGTTAAGCAATTCTTCGAAGAATGCCAGGAGGTGTAA
- the rfbF gene encoding glucose-1-phosphate cytidylyltransferase: protein MKVVILCGGLGTRLREETEFRPKPMVKIGTKPILWHIMKLYAHYGFKDFVLCLGYKGEIIKEYFYHYEMYNSDFSVYLGKQKSIEVHNSHNELDWHVALIDTGEKALKGARIKRIEHLIEDEHFLLTYGDGVANLNIKQLVEFHLRHGRIGTVTGVRPPSLFGELQVRGDQVELFTEKPQTSSGLISGGFFAFSRKIFDYLSSADDCDFEPGPLEKLAQDGQLMVYEHRGEWACVDTYRDLEHLNHLWFTNRAFWKVWA from the coding sequence ATGAAAGTCGTTATCTTATGTGGGGGTCTGGGAACACGACTCCGAGAAGAAACCGAATTTAGACCGAAACCTATGGTAAAAATTGGCACAAAGCCGATCCTGTGGCACATTATGAAGTTATACGCGCATTACGGCTTCAAGGACTTTGTGCTCTGTTTGGGATACAAGGGAGAGATTATTAAGGAGTATTTTTATCACTATGAGATGTACAATAGCGATTTTTCTGTCTATTTAGGGAAACAGAAATCTATAGAAGTACACAATTCCCATAATGAGTTAGACTGGCATGTGGCACTCATCGATACGGGAGAAAAAGCCCTTAAGGGAGCCCGAATCAAAAGGATTGAGCACTTAATAGAAGATGAGCATTTCTTACTGACCTATGGAGATGGGGTTGCCAACTTAAATATTAAGCAGTTGGTTGAGTTTCACTTACGCCACGGCCGAATTGGAACTGTGACCGGAGTGAGACCTCCTTCTTTATTTGGTGAACTTCAGGTTCGTGGAGACCAGGTTGAACTGTTTACGGAAAAACCTCAGACATCCAGTGGGCTCATTAGCGGAGGCTTCTTTGCCTTCTCTCGGAAGATATTCGATTATCTCTCTTCAGCTGATGACTGTGATTTTGAACCCGGGCCTCTGGAAAAGTTAGCTCAAGATGGTCAACTCATGGTCTATGAACATCGGGGTGAATGGGCCTGTGTGGATACCTACCGAGATCTCGAGCATCTCAACCACCTATGGTTCACTAACCGAGCCTTCTGGAAAGTCTGGGCCTGA